Proteins co-encoded in one Candidatus Poribacteria bacterium genomic window:
- a CDS encoding creatininase family protein, which translates to MIGPRLPYRYDHYTWPEIRDLVEKQPVVVLPVGSTEDHGHHLPLDVDTFVVSSICDAAAQQIPDEVLLLPELAYGFEDHHMDFPGTITIRDDHLLNFVVDITKSVAHHGFRKILIVNGHGSNVPILELAARRTVIETNAHCGMLNAGAGVSVDEIVESDVLSHADEIETSVYRYLNDEVVQMDKATHEVKVPVSRYYWRGTVRGKGSAPLRMMDQWSRISETGVIGDATLGTVEKGERFFNAAATELAALIREFRTIPIEARVDHH; encoded by the coding sequence ATGATAGGCCCCAGACTTCCCTACCGCTACGACCACTACACTTGGCCCGAAATCAGGGATTTGGTCGAAAAACAACCTGTCGTCGTCCTGCCCGTAGGTTCCACCGAGGACCATGGTCATCACCTTCCCTTGGACGTGGATACCTTCGTGGTCAGCAGCATCTGCGATGCGGCTGCCCAGCAGATCCCCGACGAAGTGCTGCTTCTGCCCGAACTCGCTTACGGCTTTGAAGACCACCACATGGATTTTCCCGGCACTATTACCATCCGTGATGACCATTTGCTCAACTTCGTGGTCGATATTACCAAGAGTGTTGCCCACCACGGCTTTCGCAAGATCCTTATCGTCAACGGTCACGGCTCCAACGTTCCTATCTTGGAATTGGCAGCGCGCCGAACAGTGATTGAGACCAATGCACATTGTGGCATGCTCAACGCCGGTGCTGGCGTTTCGGTCGATGAAATCGTTGAGTCAGATGTGCTGTCCCACGCAGACGAAATTGAGACATCTGTCTACCGTTATCTCAATGATGAAGTGGTACAGATGGACAAAGCCACCCACGAAGTGAAGGTTCCAGTGTCCCGCTACTATTGGCGTGGCACAGTACGCGGCAAGGGCAGCGCGCCGCTACGGATGATGGATCAGTGGTCCCGCATCTCGGAGACAGGCGTTATTGGCGACGCGACTCTTGGTACAGTGGAGAAGGGTGAACGATTTTTCAACGCTGCCGCTACAGAACTCGCCGCGCTTATCCGTGAATTCCGTACCATACCCATTGAGGCACGTGTAGACCACCATTGA
- the pyrF gene encoding orotidine-5'-phosphate decarboxylase, giving the protein MSQNQLIVALDVEDLAAANELVTTLSDDVKWFKIGKQFFTSVGPNSVRLLQKAKKNIFLDLKFHDIPNTVAGAVASGTKIGAHMINMHTSGGFEMMRAAAESAEKQASELGIPQPTLLGVTILTSVDEANFQRDFGTPRRLADQVAYLAELSQKAGLDGVVASPLEIGLIRKVCGDDFVIVTPGVRPAWADSNDQQRVMAPAEAIDAGADYIVVGRPITASDNPREAARRILQEIDQ; this is encoded by the coding sequence ATGTCCCAAAATCAACTCATCGTTGCTTTAGATGTAGAAGACTTGGCAGCAGCAAACGAACTAGTCACCACACTGTCCGACGATGTCAAGTGGTTCAAGATTGGTAAACAGTTCTTCACTTCTGTCGGTCCCAATTCCGTTAGGCTGCTGCAGAAAGCGAAGAAAAATATCTTTCTAGATCTCAAGTTCCACGACATTCCCAACACCGTCGCCGGTGCCGTGGCATCTGGCACAAAAATTGGTGCACATATGATCAACATGCACACTTCGGGTGGATTCGAGATGATGCGTGCCGCAGCCGAAAGTGCCGAGAAACAGGCGTCCGAACTTGGAATTCCTCAACCAACGCTCTTGGGGGTAACCATCCTCACGAGCGTTGATGAGGCGAACTTCCAGCGCGATTTTGGAACACCACGTAGGTTAGCAGATCAGGTGGCTTACCTCGCCGAACTATCCCAAAAGGCGGGTTTGGATGGCGTGGTTGCTTCGCCATTAGAGATTGGATTGATTCGGAAGGTGTGCGGGGACGACTTCGTAATCGTTACACCGGGCGTCCGTCCGGCGTGGGCGGATTCAAATGATCAGCAGCGGGTCATGGCACCCGCCGAAGCGATTGATGCCGGAGCGGATTACATCGTTGTTGGAAGACCTATCACTGCGTCGGACAACCCACGCGAGGCAGCGAGGAGAATACTGCAAGAAATCGATCAGTGA
- the lepA gene encoding translation elongation factor 4 translates to MDNQQKIRNYCILGHIDHGKSTLSDRLLEYTDTLTPREMREQVLDLMDLERERGITIKATVVKLNYRATAGEVYELNLIDTPGHVDFTYEVSRSLAACEGAILIVDAAQGVEAQTLANAYLAIDHDLEIIPVINKIDLPTARPDEVKRQIEEVVGIPADEAILVSAKENIGTQEILDAIVNRIPPPKGDTDAALKALVIDSVYNSYRGVVMYVRVFDGTVKVGDKIRLMAAKNAYEVEEVGVFLPHMKPADVLSTGSVGYVIAGVREIADAKIGETITDHARPTSEPLPGYREMKPLVFCGLYPADTSEVGALREALERLKLNDDSFRFEPEISVALGFGFRCGFLGLLHMEIIQERLEREFDLSLVRTSPSVKYRVIQRDGECVEVDNPAKLPPVDQIDLIAEPHITADIIVPRDYIGNVMDLCQKRRGVFIRMDQLDATRVQISYDLPLGEILLDFYDKLKSLTRGYGSLEYEVGEYKPGDLVKLDILLNEKPVDALSTIVHRDMAYGRGKALVEKLGEVIPQQMFTVPIQAAIGHKVIARETIRALRKNVTARLYGGDVTRKRKLLEKQKEGKKRMKQIGSVEVPQEAFMAILSIDD, encoded by the coding sequence ATGGATAACCAACAAAAGATACGAAACTACTGCATTTTAGGACATATAGACCACGGCAAAAGTACACTCAGTGATCGCCTTCTGGAGTATACCGACACGCTGACCCCGCGTGAGATGCGCGAACAAGTTTTGGACCTAATGGACCTTGAACGCGAACGTGGCATTACCATTAAAGCAACCGTTGTGAAGCTCAATTATCGCGCTACGGCTGGGGAGGTCTATGAACTGAACCTTATTGATACGCCTGGGCATGTTGATTTCACCTACGAAGTATCGCGGAGTCTCGCAGCGTGTGAGGGTGCTATTTTAATCGTCGATGCCGCACAAGGCGTAGAAGCACAGACCCTAGCAAACGCGTACCTCGCGATTGACCACGACCTTGAGATTATTCCCGTTATCAACAAAATCGATCTCCCGACAGCGCGTCCCGATGAGGTCAAACGACAAATCGAAGAAGTTGTTGGCATCCCCGCAGACGAAGCGATTTTGGTGAGCGCAAAGGAAAATATCGGCACACAGGAGATATTGGACGCAATTGTCAATCGGATACCCCCGCCAAAAGGAGATACCGATGCGGCGCTGAAGGCATTGGTCATTGACTCGGTATACAACAGCTATCGGGGCGTTGTCATGTATGTGCGTGTTTTCGATGGAACCGTGAAGGTGGGCGACAAGATCCGCTTGATGGCAGCCAAAAACGCTTACGAGGTCGAGGAGGTTGGGGTGTTCCTGCCGCACATGAAACCGGCTGATGTGCTATCAACAGGCTCAGTTGGCTACGTTATTGCCGGGGTTCGAGAGATAGCGGACGCCAAAATTGGTGAAACCATTACCGACCATGCAAGACCGACTTCAGAGCCGCTGCCCGGCTACCGAGAAATGAAACCACTTGTGTTCTGCGGGCTGTATCCAGCGGACACCAGCGAGGTTGGAGCGCTGAGAGAAGCGCTCGAAAGACTCAAGCTCAACGATGATTCTTTCAGGTTTGAGCCTGAAATTTCTGTGGCGCTTGGGTTCGGATTTCGGTGTGGTTTCCTAGGGTTGCTGCACATGGAGATTATCCAAGAACGGCTGGAACGCGAATTTGACCTCTCCCTTGTTCGTACCTCACCGAGCGTTAAGTACCGTGTCATCCAACGAGATGGTGAATGCGTTGAAGTTGATAATCCCGCGAAGCTACCGCCCGTTGATCAGATCGATTTGATCGCGGAGCCTCACATCACCGCTGACATTATTGTGCCGCGAGACTACATCGGAAATGTGATGGATTTATGTCAAAAGCGACGAGGTGTCTTTATACGCATGGATCAGTTGGACGCAACCCGCGTGCAAATCAGTTATGATCTGCCCTTGGGCGAAATTCTCCTTGATTTCTACGACAAACTCAAATCATTGACGCGCGGCTACGGTTCGCTTGAATACGAAGTTGGGGAATACAAACCCGGCGATCTCGTGAAGCTAGATATTTTGCTCAACGAAAAGCCGGTTGATGCCCTCTCGACAATTGTTCACCGTGACATGGCTTACGGTCGGGGAAAGGCGTTGGTAGAAAAGTTAGGGGAAGTAATTCCACAGCAGATGTTTACCGTGCCCATCCAAGCAGCAATCGGACATAAAGTGATCGCCCGTGAAACCATCCGTGCTTTACGGAAGAACGTAACGGCAAGGCTTTACGGCGGTGACGTTACCCGCAAGCGGAAGCTGCTCGAAAAGCAGAAGGAGGGCAAAAAACGGATGAAACAGATTGGGAGCGTCGAGGTCCCACAGGAAGCGTTTATGGCAATTCTATCGATTGATGACTAA
- the lepB gene encoding signal peptidase I, which translates to MNETSADTQEETRSRWQRFQQTVVWEYLQVIVVAFVLVFGFIRPFVVEAFKIPSGSMEETLLVGDRILVCKFIYGINIPGTKIKLFDFHKPARGDVFVFVPPHERTKNFIKRIVAVGGDTIETKGDTLYVNGVAIEDSTYAKHVSHAIGHRYDFPPFRKPYHLPNDKAFAPYKLSPNQFHMTFPEGRPFEVPAGYVFAMGDNRDQSSDSRTWGPVSVNDIKGQAFMVYWSYDAFNQKRPWEVWKIINGIRFTRIGSLIESEFDGGH; encoded by the coding sequence ATGAATGAAACGTCGGCAGACACGCAGGAAGAAACACGTTCACGCTGGCAGAGATTCCAGCAAACTGTGGTATGGGAATATCTTCAGGTTATTGTGGTTGCTTTCGTGCTCGTCTTTGGATTTATTCGTCCCTTTGTCGTTGAGGCATTCAAAATTCCGTCCGGTTCCATGGAAGAAACTTTGCTTGTTGGTGATCGCATTCTTGTCTGCAAATTTATCTACGGCATCAATATACCAGGAACAAAAATTAAACTCTTTGACTTCCACAAACCGGCGAGGGGAGATGTATTTGTATTCGTTCCCCCGCACGAGCGAACCAAGAATTTTATCAAACGCATTGTGGCAGTTGGAGGCGACACAATCGAGACGAAAGGGGACACACTCTACGTCAATGGCGTAGCAATCGAAGATAGTACCTATGCGAAGCATGTGTCCCACGCCATCGGTCATCGGTACGATTTTCCACCCTTTCGTAAGCCGTACCATTTGCCCAATGACAAAGCTTTTGCGCCTTATAAACTCTCACCCAATCAGTTCCACATGACATTTCCTGAAGGCAGACCCTTTGAAGTTCCAGCAGGGTATGTTTTTGCAATGGGAGATAATCGGGATCAGAGTAGTGACAGCCGTACTTGGGGGCCTGTATCCGTGAACGATATTAAGGGGCAAGCCTTCATGGTCTATTGGTCTTACGACGCATTCAATCAGAAAAGACCTTGGGAAGTTTGGAAGATTATCAATGGTATTCGATTTACCCGTATTGGGAGTTTGATTGAGTCAGAGTTTGATGGTGGACATTGA
- the lepB gene encoding signal peptidase I translates to MNKTSVDTHGKPPSRWQRFQRTVVWEYLQVIVVAFVLVFGFIRPFVVEAFEIPSGSMEDTLLVGDRILVCKFIYGINIPGTKIKLFDFHKPARGDVFIFVPPHERTKHFIKRIVAVGGDTIETKGDTLYVNGVAIEDSGYTKHVSHAIDHQYDFPPFRKPYHLPSDKAFAPYKLSPNQFHTTFPDGRPFKVPAGYVFAMGDNRDQSSDSRTWGPVSVNDIKGQAFMVFWSYDLFNQKRPWEVWKIVNGIRFTRIGSLIRSEFDGGH, encoded by the coding sequence ATGAACAAAACGTCAGTAGATACACACGGAAAACCACCTTCTCGTTGGCAGAGATTCCAACGAACTGTAGTATGGGAATACCTTCAAGTTATCGTGGTTGCTTTCGTGCTCGTCTTTGGATTTATTCGTCCCTTTGTTGTTGAAGCTTTCGAAATTCCGTCCGGTTCCATGGAAGATACCTTGCTTGTTGGTGATCGCATCCTCGTCTGCAAATTTATCTACGGCATCAATATTCCGGGGACAAAAATTAAACTCTTTGACTTCCACAAACCGGCGAGGGGAGATGTATTTATATTCGTTCCCCCTCATGAACGAACCAAGCACTTCATCAAACGCATTGTTGCCGTTGGAGGAGACACGATTGAGACAAAAGGGGACACGCTCTACGTCAACGGAGTAGCAATCGAAGATAGTGGCTATACAAAGCATGTATCCCACGCCATTGATCATCAGTACGATTTTCCACCCTTCCGTAAGCCTTATCATTTGCCCAGTGACAAAGCTTTTGCGCCTTATAAACTCTCACCCAATCAGTTCCACACGACATTTCCAGATGGCAGACCTTTCAAAGTTCCAGCAGGGTATGTTTTTGCAATGGGAGATAATCGGGATCAGAGTAGTGACAGCCGTACGTGGGGACCTGTATCCGTGAACGATATTAAGGGACAAGCCTTCATGGTCTTTTGGTCATATGATCTGTTCAATCAGAAAAGACCCTGGGAGGTTTGGAAGATTGTTAATGGCATTCGGTTTACCCGAATTGGAAGCTTGATTCGTTCAGAGTTTGATGGTGGGCATTGA
- a CDS encoding ABC transporter ATP-binding protein has translation MEVRLDHIVKAFDTTIAVNDVSLEIREGELFFLLGPSGCGKTTCLRILAGFYEPDSGTLMFGDREMSRVPPHKRNTGMVFQNYALWPHMTVFENVEYGLSLRKIDKEIRKEKVHEVLEVVQMPEYADRPVNKLSGGQQQRIALARALVVEPDVLLLDEPLSNLDAKLKRIHSQAGATAVYVTHDQQEAIHLADRMAIMREGSIIQVGTPREIYRYPTNPFVASFIGETNFISGKIQSLSNGTAEIETEIGMLRSTTIYHDFTNGEAVTCCIRPESIYFDEAMAEGASNRLSAKVLNATYLGRIEEYHLALADELTAKAVLHNPRTHGKKVGDTLSISVSTEDVIPLPVALNPDLIRAAEPYSDEKEHEEL, from the coding sequence GTGGAAGTTCGTTTAGACCATATCGTAAAAGCCTTTGATACCACAATCGCAGTGAATGATGTCAGCCTTGAAATTCGGGAGGGTGAACTGTTTTTTTTGCTCGGTCCCTCGGGCTGTGGAAAAACTACCTGTCTGCGCATTCTCGCGGGGTTCTACGAGCCGGATAGCGGGACATTGATGTTTGGTGATCGGGAGATGAGCAGAGTGCCACCGCATAAGCGGAATACTGGCATGGTATTCCAGAATTACGCGCTTTGGCCCCACATGACCGTCTTTGAGAATGTGGAATACGGGTTGTCACTTCGCAAGATTGATAAGGAGATCCGAAAAGAGAAAGTCCACGAAGTCTTGGAAGTGGTACAAATGCCAGAGTATGCCGATCGCCCTGTCAACAAACTCTCCGGCGGACAGCAACAGCGGATAGCGTTGGCACGCGCCCTAGTTGTAGAACCAGATGTGCTGCTTCTTGATGAACCGTTAAGCAATCTTGACGCGAAGCTTAAGCGGATTCACTCACAAGCCGGTGCGACCGCCGTTTATGTCACGCACGACCAACAAGAGGCAATTCACCTCGCCGACCGGATGGCAATCATGAGGGAAGGTTCAATTATCCAAGTGGGCACTCCCCGCGAAATTTATCGGTATCCGACCAATCCATTTGTAGCTAGTTTTATCGGCGAGACCAACTTTATCAGCGGTAAGATTCAATCCCTATCTAATGGAACTGCCGAGATTGAAACGGAAATCGGTATGTTGCGCTCAACGACAATCTATCACGATTTCACAAACGGTGAAGCGGTGACTTGCTGTATCCGTCCAGAGTCAATCTATTTCGATGAAGCAATGGCTGAAGGGGCATCAAACCGACTGAGTGCGAAGGTGCTCAACGCAACCTATCTGGGACGTATCGAAGAATATCACCTAGCACTCGCCGATGAATTGACAGCGAAAGCGGTGTTGCACAACCCAAGAACGCACGGTAAAAAGGTCGGCGATACGCTTTCCATATCTGTCAGCACAGAGGATGTAATCCCTTTGCCGGTTGCTTTGAATCCCGATCTTATCAGGGCGGCGGAACCCTACAGCGATGAGAAAGAGCACGAGGAATTGTGA
- a CDS encoding TVP38/TMEM64 family protein → MKGKILLLAAASFLLLFFAVPPFRDWLLSIFELFKDPQAMREYIAAYGPLAPVVSALLMILQSVAAPLPAFLITFANGLLFGVWWGAALSWSSAMLGAALCFFIARYFGRPAVVKLTSESALAASDRFFDRYGKHAVLIARLVPIISFDIISYGSGLTGMRFLGFWIATGIGQLPATILYSYLGDEATGTIKILFWAFGIVIAISIVTALIKRQTPGLERNIPG, encoded by the coding sequence ATGAAAGGCAAAATATTACTCCTCGCTGCAGCTAGCTTCCTCCTTCTGTTTTTTGCGGTCCCTCCCTTTCGTGATTGGCTCTTGAGCATTTTTGAGCTTTTCAAAGACCCACAGGCGATGCGGGAATACATCGCCGCTTACGGTCCCCTTGCTCCGGTAGTTTCTGCGCTCCTCATGATACTCCAGAGTGTTGCCGCACCGTTGCCCGCTTTTCTGATTACCTTCGCGAACGGGCTGCTGTTCGGCGTATGGTGGGGAGCTGCATTGTCGTGGAGCAGTGCGATGTTAGGTGCTGCCCTCTGTTTTTTTATTGCTCGATACTTTGGGCGTCCTGCCGTTGTCAAGCTAACCAGCGAATCCGCCCTTGCCGCTTCTGATCGGTTTTTTGACCGCTACGGCAAACATGCCGTGCTTATTGCGCGCCTAGTCCCTATTATCTCATTTGACATAATTAGCTATGGGTCAGGGTTGACCGGTATGAGGTTTCTCGGATTCTGGATCGCTACCGGAATTGGGCAACTACCCGCAACGATTCTGTATTCTTACCTAGGCGATGAAGCAACCGGGACAATCAAAATCCTGTTTTGGGCTTTCGGGATTGTCATTGCGATCTCCATTGTGACTGCCCTGATTAAGCGTCAAACACCCGGACTAGAACGCAACATTCCAGGCTGA
- a CDS encoding GNAT family N-acetyltransferase, whose product MEIRGIRESELAEMIDLQCRVFRPDGHERYSQYVRTDPSYRYDQSRVVVVNGEIVSTLRVWKREMRIGSIAVPMGGIGGVGTHPEHQGIGYATALMKDTIAYMRTVGYDVGVLFSAIPCAFYRKLGWASVPLAGFRVTRRVSVGLGETDWGVVPFDEDRDLKDCIALYDQHNAQQSGSLVRVRSYWESGPARLREILPTVVARSENKLGGYLNFQVGEKSVNILEVAYDRTQPEALTALVNHLLEICERKDVEELHGDIPHRHPMVDLLVEGTAGDTFLTGNAAMMLYPVNLLSLFQRLLPELQVRLDAVNQTSGPVSIRFAVNDQEAGLRLLDDGTLQTFDSDEKVVRLALPGHLFWRMLLGESGWTQLEPTLQQQGIAVEPEIAALLSTLFPQREVIFWGPDHY is encoded by the coding sequence ATGGAAATTCGTGGCATCCGTGAATCAGAGTTAGCAGAAATGATTGACTTGCAATGCCGGGTTTTTCGACCGGATGGGCATGAACGGTACTCGCAATATGTTCGCACTGATCCAAGCTACCGATACGACCAATCTCGCGTCGTGGTGGTGAACGGGGAAATTGTATCGACCCTTCGTGTCTGGAAACGCGAAATGCGAATTGGTTCTATCGCCGTGCCGATGGGAGGGATTGGAGGCGTGGGCACACACCCTGAACATCAAGGTATAGGTTATGCTACAGCGTTAATGAAGGATACGATTGCCTACATGCGGACGGTTGGTTATGACGTGGGAGTACTCTTTTCGGCCATTCCATGCGCATTTTATCGGAAGTTGGGGTGGGCGAGTGTGCCGTTGGCAGGCTTTCGAGTAACCCGGAGGGTGAGCGTTGGACTAGGAGAAACAGACTGGGGTGTTGTGCCTTTCGACGAAGACCGAGATCTGAAGGACTGCATTGCACTTTACGATCAGCATAACGCCCAACAAAGCGGATCGCTTGTGCGCGTAAGGTCTTATTGGGAAAGCGGCCCCGCACGGCTACGGGAAATTTTGCCGACGGTAGTCGCTCGGAGTGAGAACAAGCTCGGGGGTTACCTCAACTTTCAAGTTGGTGAAAAAAGTGTAAACATCCTTGAAGTTGCCTATGATCGTACGCAGCCGGAAGCCTTAACAGCGTTGGTGAACCATCTCCTCGAGATCTGTGAGCGAAAAGACGTGGAGGAACTCCACGGTGATATTCCGCATCGACACCCGATGGTTGATCTACTTGTTGAGGGGACAGCGGGGGATACCTTCTTGACTGGCAACGCGGCCATGATGTTATATCCTGTGAATCTCCTTTCTTTGTTCCAGCGACTTCTACCTGAGCTACAAGTCCGGCTCGATGCAGTGAATCAAACATCCGGCCCTGTCTCGATCCGCTTTGCCGTGAATGACCAGGAAGCGGGGCTACGTTTACTCGATGATGGAACGCTCCAAACCTTTGATTCAGATGAGAAGGTAGTTCGTCTGGCGTTGCCGGGGCACCTCTTTTGGCGTATGCTGCTTGGTGAATCAGGTTGGACGCAACTAGAGCCAACTTTGCAGCAACAGGGGATTGCAGTGGAGCCGGAAATCGCAGCTCTATTATCAACTCTGTTTCCACAGCGGGAAGTCATTTTCTGGGGGCCAGATCATTACTGA
- a CDS encoding sugar phosphate isomerase/epimerase produces the protein MKIGVTQIILGPMSLDDTLNLCQDAGYEAVELTFRDGKDLNADMSRSEIESVGERCKEAGIEIGSVIASYADRGNLLSPDAEERESGVKSLVRNLEIAGILGVSGILLHPGQLTVSDTYQSVWDNLVGILNEVAPIAAQNKAAVGLENVWNKFLLSPKEMRDFVDEVGSEWVGVYLDTANMMAYGYPEHWIRELGSRIRRVHFKDFDRQAHQFVNLLDGDTDWHTVVHELRAIGYDGPVIHEVGGDHAAQVDLAERMRKIVSM, from the coding sequence ATGAAAATCGGTGTAACACAAATTATTCTTGGACCAATGTCATTAGACGACACCCTTAATCTCTGTCAAGATGCGGGTTATGAAGCAGTAGAATTGACGTTCCGGGACGGAAAAGATCTGAATGCAGACATGAGTAGGTCAGAAATTGAGAGCGTTGGTGAGAGATGTAAAGAGGCAGGCATCGAAATCGGCAGCGTCATCGCTAGCTACGCAGACCGTGGGAATCTGCTCAGTCCAGACGCAGAGGAACGAGAGAGCGGTGTCAAATCCCTCGTCCGTAACCTCGAAATCGCAGGCATACTCGGTGTGAGCGGAATCCTCTTGCACCCCGGACAGCTCACCGTTTCCGATACCTATCAATCAGTTTGGGATAACTTAGTCGGTATTCTGAACGAGGTTGCTCCAATCGCCGCACAAAACAAAGCTGCAGTTGGGTTGGAAAATGTGTGGAACAAATTCCTACTGAGTCCGAAAGAGATGCGCGACTTTGTCGATGAGGTTGGGAGCGAATGGGTGGGGGTTTACCTTGATACCGCCAATATGATGGCTTACGGCTATCCTGAACATTGGATCCGTGAATTGGGGAGTCGGATTCGGCGCGTTCATTTTAAGGATTTTGACCGACAAGCCCATCAGTTCGTCAATCTGCTCGACGGCGATACCGATTGGCACACCGTGGTTCATGAACTCCGGGCGATCGGATACGACGGTCCTGTCATTCACGAAGTTGGCGGCGACCATGCCGCGCAGGTTGACCTCGCTGAACGGATGCGGAAGATCGTTTCGATGTAA
- a CDS encoding aldo/keto reductase — MDTYPRHAEGRWGKALAGGLREKIYLQAKVSPPGPDKDYSGETTRRSVENSLEELRTDYLDSVLIHDPITIEDPLGPGRALDELLKMKEEGVIRHIGLGVRSHEFHRVAIETGHIEVVLTFLDYNLLDQSVAQTTLPLAREYDVGIILASPLGMGSLTGEEPDVETEQRRHPGSMPRAHMMWQWCQERGANIRHLAMQFCLAAPVDGIVMVGPANKVQVEEAYEAATADVPIEIWRDFEAEFGVRPANVGFNDR; from the coding sequence GTGGATACCTACCCACGCCATGCAGAAGGACGCTGGGGCAAAGCACTTGCTGGTGGTCTGCGGGAGAAAATCTATCTGCAAGCCAAGGTCAGTCCTCCGGGTCCAGATAAAGACTACTCCGGCGAGACCACACGTCGGAGCGTGGAGAACAGTCTCGAGGAACTCAGGACCGATTACTTAGATTCAGTCCTTATCCACGATCCGATCACAATCGAAGATCCATTGGGACCAGGTCGTGCGCTAGACGAGTTGCTTAAAATGAAAGAGGAGGGAGTTATCCGACATATCGGCCTCGGGGTCCGCTCACACGAGTTTCATCGGGTCGCAATTGAAACGGGCCACATTGAAGTCGTCCTCACATTTCTTGACTACAATCTGCTCGACCAATCAGTTGCTCAGACAACGCTGCCGTTAGCCCGTGAATATGATGTAGGCATTATCCTGGCAAGTCCTCTGGGTATGGGATCGCTAACTGGCGAGGAGCCGGACGTGGAAACTGAGCAACGTCGCCACCCCGGTTCCATGCCGAGGGCGCACATGATGTGGCAGTGGTGCCAAGAGCGCGGCGCAAACATCCGCCATCTCGCTATGCAATTTTGCTTGGCTGCACCGGTAGACGGTATTGTGATGGTGGGTCCCGCTAATAAAGTGCAGGTTGAGGAAGCATACGAAGCGGCAACCGCAGACGTTCCTATCGAAATTTGGCGTGACTTTGAGGCAGAATTCGGTGTCCGTCCTGCGAATGTAGGGTTCAACGATCGTTGA
- a CDS encoding Gfo/Idh/MocA family oxidoreductase: MAKYRVGVIGCRGIGVRHASGLVGLPNAELAAGCDISEPTLAEFKEQWKDHWSDIELYTDHQEMLAQENLDIVTVATSDHRHADLVVNAANAGAKGIFCEKPMATNLADADRMLEAVERNGTILSIDHTRRWQPLWRHTKEEIVGAGEIGEVKYIIGTLNGGRAMLFRNGTHLIDAICYYADSDPEWVIAELEAGYENYWEYGGDGGHEPKTEPAASGYIHFANGVRGYYAGGSKDTPAPNFRLEIVGTEGYVLIDNEKASLEKDGTSHPITPPEWEVEGIPAGVQELVRIVAEGGESSSSGRDGHRVVEIMIGFLESQRRDNGKITIPGPR, translated from the coding sequence ATGGCGAAATATCGAGTTGGCGTGATTGGATGTAGAGGCATTGGCGTCAGACATGCCTCTGGTTTGGTAGGGCTGCCCAATGCGGAGTTGGCTGCCGGTTGTGATATATCGGAGCCTACACTCGCAGAGTTCAAAGAGCAGTGGAAGGACCATTGGTCAGACATCGAACTCTACACGGATCACCAAGAAATGTTGGCGCAGGAAAACTTAGACATCGTAACAGTGGCGACCTCTGATCACCGACATGCAGATCTGGTGGTCAATGCCGCTAACGCCGGCGCGAAGGGGATTTTTTGCGAGAAGCCGATGGCAACCAATCTCGCCGATGCTGACCGCATGCTCGAAGCGGTTGAACGCAACGGCACAATCCTGTCTATTGACCACACGCGACGATGGCAACCTCTATGGCGGCATACGAAGGAAGAAATCGTTGGAGCCGGCGAGATTGGGGAGGTAAAGTATATCATCGGCACACTGAACGGGGGTCGTGCCATGCTATTCCGTAACGGCACCCACCTCATCGACGCGATCTGCTACTATGCGGATTCTGACCCAGAGTGGGTTATCGCCGAATTGGAAGCGGGATACGAAAATTACTGGGAATACGGGGGAGATGGTGGACACGAACCCAAGACAGAGCCTGCCGCGAGTGGTTACATCCATTTCGCAAACGGTGTCCGAGGATACTATGCCGGTGGCTCTAAGGATACGCCCGCCCCAAACTTTCGCCTTGAGATTGTCGGCACAGAAGGCTATGTCCTTATTGACAACGAAAAAGCCAGCCTAGAAAAGGACGGCACCTCTCATCCCATAACGCCACCTGAATGGGAGGTCGAGGGAATACCCGCCGGCGTTCAAGAATTGGTGCGTATAGTCGCTGAAGGGGGTGAATCCTCGTCATCGGGCAGAGACGGGCACAGGGTTGTGGAGATTATGATCGGCTTCTTGGAATCCCAACGCCGAGACAACGGGAAGATTACAATACCCGGACCACGCTAG